TGCCAGGACCAGGCCACGCCGTGGCCTTCGACCATCAGCTGGCAGGCCAGGGTGATCAGATCGGTGTCGTTGAGCAGCTCGGCCTGGGCGCGGAAGATCGCCGCGTCGCCGGCGCCGAGCCGGCGCCGGGTGTCGTCCTCGATCGCTTGCAGCTGCTGGCGGGTGCGCAGCAGCGCGTCGTGCAGCAGCGCGCCGCCGTCGCTGAGCGGCACCGGCGCGTCGGGCACCGGGCCGTCGTTGCCGGCCAGCTTGTGCACCACGCCGATCGCCAGGCCCGGGCTGGCGCCGATGCCGACGATGGCCGGTTGCGCCTGCGGCGGGGTCCAGCCGGCGACCGGGGCGGCACGGCGCTGCGCCGCGGCCTGCGCGTCGGCCTTCTCCTGCGCGGTGAGGCCGTCGATGACGCTGCGCAGCCGCGCCAGCGCGGCGGCGGCATCCTGGCCTTCGGCCGAGATCGTCACCGTGTCGCCGGCATGCAGGCCCAACTGCAGCAGCGACACCAGGTTCTTGGCGTCGCCGGTCTGCGCGCCGGCACGCACCTGGATCCGCGCCGCGAAGCCGCGCGCAGTCTCCACCCAGCGCGTGGCCGGGCGCGCATGCAGGCCGGTGGGGTAGGCCACGGTCCAGTCGAAGCGCTCGGCCAGGTCGGCGACCGGGGCGCCGCTCGCGACCGTGGCCGGATCCTGGCTCAGCGCGGCCACGATCGCCTGCGGGTCGTCGCTGGCGAACAGCGCGTCCAGCCGCGGCTGGTCCTGGATCAGCCGGGTCAGGCGCCGCAGCAGGGTGATGTGGGTGTCGGACTGCGCGGCGATGGCGACCACCAGGTGCGTGGTCTGGCCGGGATTCCATTCCACGCCGTCGCGGATCTGCAGCACCGCGATGCCGTCGCGCTGGACCAGGTGGCGGTCCTCGCCGGTGCAGTGCGGGATCGCCACGCCGTGGCCGAGGAAGGTGTTGGCCAGGGCTTCGCGGCGCAGCATGCTGGCCGCGTAGGCCGGCGGCACGCAGCCGGCGGCGACCAGCAGCTGCGCGGCCTGGGCGATGGCGTCGGCCTTGTCGCGGACCTGGACGTTGACGCGGACCAGCTCGCTGGCGACCAATACGGGGGGATTCGTCTGGGTCACGCGGGACATCCTTCGGGTCTGGGAGCGGCGAGTGGGTGGAGTGTGGGAACGTTCCCACTCCTGAGTCAATGTGCACTGCACAATTTATCGGGGAAATGCCGGTGTTACTATCGAATGCGGCCACCAGGAAAGGAGTGGGAGTGGAAATTTTGCGGGAACGTTGCCAGTGACAGTCAGCATCCACGACGTGGCACGGGTGGCCGGCGTCTCCACCTCGACGGTGTCGCGAGCGCTGGGCCAGGGCCCGGTCAGCGAGGACGTGCGGGCGCGGGTCGAGGCGGCGGTGCGCGAGACCGGCTATCGGCCCAACCTGATGGCGCGGCGGCTGCGTTCGCAGCATTCGGGGATCGTCGGGCTGATCGTGGCCGACATCCGCAACCCGTTCTTCACCGCGGCGATCCGCGCGGTCGAGGATGTGGCCTACCGCGCCGGCATGCGCGTGATCCTGTGCAACACCGACGAGGATCCGCAGCGCGAGGCGCTGTACCTGCAGCTGATGCAGGAAGAGCGGGTCAGCGGCCTGATCTTCGCGCCGACCCGCACCACCCAGAGCCAATTGCCGAAATTGAATTTCGACTACCCGGTGGTGCTGATCGACCGCGCCGGCAAGGCCGGCGTGCACGACAGCGTGGTGCTGGACAACGCCGCGGCGATGGGCGCGCTGATCGAGCACCTGGCCGAGCGCGGGTTCCAACGCATCGGCGGGCTGTTCGGCAAGACCAGCAGCACCGCCGCCGAGCGCCGCGACGGCTACCTGGCGGCGATGCAGGCGCACGGCCTGGCGCCGAGCTACCGCGAGGTGGCGCCGAGCGCGGAGGCGGCGACCGCCGAGGTGCAGGCGTGGCTGGCGCAGCCCGAACGCCCGGAGGCGCTGGTGGCCAGCAACAGCCTGCTGCTGATGGGCGCGCTGAAGGCCGCGCGCGGTGCCGGCCTGCGCATTCCGCAGGAACTGGCGCTGGCCGGGTTCGACAACGAGAGCTGGACCGAGCTGGTCGAGCCGGGCATCACCGTGATCGAGCAGCCGGTGGAGGAGATGGGCCGCACCGCGATGTCGCTGCTGCTGGAGCGGCTGAATGCGCCGACGCTGCCGATGCGCAAGGTGGTGTTGAGCGGGCGCTGCATCGTGCGCGGTTCGAGCCTGCGCTGACATTCCCGCGTTCGCGGGAGGTGGTCCGACAGGGTAGCCGCCGGCGCCGGCGTCGGCGTGTCTGCAGCGGACCGGCACCGACCGGGGCGAGTTCTTTCGGGGTCAGCGGGTTGGTCCGGCCTGTATGCCGGCCTGTCGCGGCGCCGGCTGGTACGGGTGCGCCTTCACTGTGCGGCGGCAAAGGCCACCGCGATCATTCGCTGCCGTCTGGGCGCGGGTAGTCGTGCTCGGGGTCGGCGTGGTTGCGTTCCGGATCGCTGTCCGGCTGGTCCCGGTCCTTCCACTTCGCATCGTCGTTGTGCAGCTTGTCGGCCGTGTGGCTCTGCTGCTGGTGACTGTGGGCGTTCTCTTGCTTGCGCGTGGTCGACATGCGCTGTCTCCGGAAGGGTCAGGCGGGGCTCCCCGCGGGCGCGGGGTAGGGTTCGTGCTGGCCGGTGCCGTCCAGCCTGGCCCAGCACGCGCGAACGAAGGACTCGGCGTCGCTCCAGGCGATCCGCGGCCACGGGTGCTCGGCGTCGTAGCGCTGGCGCAGGCGCTGCATGCGCACCTCGTTGGATTCGCGCGGAAGTTGCAGGAACACATCGCACGCCATCTTGATCAGACGCGCATGCTCGCTGAAGGACTGCGGCCCCAGCTTGCCTTCACCGTGCAGCATCTTCCAATGCGCCAGTTCGGCTTCGACATCCACGAGCAGGGATGGAGCATGGCTCACGGCGAGTTCTCCTGTAATTGAGGTGCTTTGAATTGGGGATGAGCTAAGTTGCGCGGAGGCGCTTCGCCACCCTAGACCCGGCCACGTCAAGATCAGGTCATCTCGCGTTGGCACGGCGTGACAGCGCCGGCGACGCTGCGTCACATTCCGGGCGACACGCGACGCCGCGCCGGACGTGAAGACGCCGCCTGGCGGCGGCGCTTGGAGCGCGCTGCCGCGGCGCTTACCATGGCCGTGCGTCCGCGTTGCGGACATCCGCACTCCCGCAACCACCCGCATCGTCGGCGCATGCCGCCGCGGCGCCCCGAAAGGAACGGCATGCCCGTCGATATCGCGTTCGATCCCGCGCAGCTGCGCATCGCCGTCATCGGCCTGGGCTACGTCGGCCTGCCGCTGGCGGTGGCGTTCGGCGCGCGCTACGACACGCTCGGCTACGACATCGACGCCCAGCGCGTGGCGCAGCTGCGTGTCGGCCACGACCAGACCCTGGAGATGGAACCCGACGAACTGCGCGCCGGCGTGCACCTGCGCTACAGCGACGATGCGGCCGCGCTGCGCGACCGCAACGTCTACATCGTCACCGTACCGACGCCGATCGACGCCTACGAGCAGCCGGACCTGCAGCCGCTGCGCCAGGCCAGCGAACTGCTCGCTGGCGTGCTCAAGCGCGGCGACCTGGTGATCTACGAATCCACGGTGTATCCGGGCACCACCGAAGAGGTCTGCGTGCCGCTGCTGGAACAGGGCTCGGGCCTGCGTTTCAACGAAGACTTCCATTGCGGCTACAGCCCGGAGCGGGTCAACCCGGGCGACCGCCAGCGGCGCCTGGCCGACATCCGCAAGATCACCTCCGGCTCCAGCGCCGCGGCGGCCGACGCGGTCGACGCGCTGTACGCGAGCATCATCACCGCCGGCACCTGGCGCGCGCCGTCGATCCGCGTGGCCGAGGCGGCGAAGGTGGTGGAGAACATCCAGCGCGACGTCAACATCGCCCTGGTCAACGAACTGGCGCTGATCTTCGACCGCCTCGGCATCGATACCCAGGACGTGCTGGAGGCGGCCGGCACCAAGTGGAACTTCCTGCCGTTCCGCCCCGGCCTGGTCGGCGGCCACTGCATCGGCGTGGATCCGTACTACCTGCTGCACAAGTCCGAGAGCATGGGCTACCACCCGGACCTGATCCACACCGCGCGCCAAGTCAACAACCGGGTCGGCGCGCATGTCGCCGCGCGGGTGCAGGCGCTGCTGGCGGACAAGGGCGTGGACATGGCCGCGGCCACGATCCTGGTGCTCGGCGTCACCTTCAAGGAGAACTGCCCGGACCTGCGCAACAGCCGCGCGCTGGAACTGGTGCAGGCGCTGGCCGCCAGCGGCGCGCGGGTCGATGCCTGCGACCCGTGGGCCGAGCCGCAGCTGGCGCGCGAGCACGGCGGGGTGGAGCTGGCGCCGGCGCCGGTCGCCGGCCGTTACGACGCGGTGGTGCTGGCGGTGGCGCACGCCGAATACCGCGGTTTCGACGCCGCGCAGATCCGCGCGCTGGGCACGCCGAACCTGGTGGTCTACGACGTCAAATCGGTGTGGCCGCGCGAGGCGGTGGACGATCGGCTGTAGCCGACAGCGCCGGACGCTGT
This sequence is a window from Xanthomonas sp. CFBP 8443. Protein-coding genes within it:
- a CDS encoding LacI family DNA-binding transcriptional regulator; this translates as MTVSIHDVARVAGVSTSTVSRALGQGPVSEDVRARVEAAVRETGYRPNLMARRLRSQHSGIVGLIVADIRNPFFTAAIRAVEDVAYRAGMRVILCNTDEDPQREALYLQLMQEERVSGLIFAPTRTTQSQLPKLNFDYPVVLIDRAGKAGVHDSVVLDNAAAMGALIEHLAERGFQRIGGLFGKTSSTAAERRDGYLAAMQAHGLAPSYREVAPSAEAATAEVQAWLAQPERPEALVASNSLLLMGALKAARGAGLRIPQELALAGFDNESWTELVEPGITVIEQPVEEMGRTAMSLLLERLNAPTLPMRKVVLSGRCIVRGSSLR
- a CDS encoding transposase, whose protein sequence is MSHAPSLLVDVEAELAHWKMLHGEGKLGPQSFSEHARLIKMACDVFLQLPRESNEVRMQRLRQRYDAEHPWPRIAWSDAESFVRACWARLDGTGQHEPYPAPAGSPA
- a CDS encoding nucleotide sugar dehydrogenase is translated as MPVDIAFDPAQLRIAVIGLGYVGLPLAVAFGARYDTLGYDIDAQRVAQLRVGHDQTLEMEPDELRAGVHLRYSDDAAALRDRNVYIVTVPTPIDAYEQPDLQPLRQASELLAGVLKRGDLVIYESTVYPGTTEEVCVPLLEQGSGLRFNEDFHCGYSPERVNPGDRQRRLADIRKITSGSSAAAADAVDALYASIITAGTWRAPSIRVAEAAKVVENIQRDVNIALVNELALIFDRLGIDTQDVLEAAGTKWNFLPFRPGLVGGHCIGVDPYYLLHKSESMGYHPDLIHTARQVNNRVGAHVAARVQALLADKGVDMAAATILVLGVTFKENCPDLRNSRALELVQALAASGARVDACDPWAEPQLAREHGGVELAPAPVAGRYDAVVLAVAHAEYRGFDAAQIRALGTPNLVVYDVKSVWPREAVDDRL